From a single Arachis duranensis voucher Yi14725-KUN plastid, complete genome genomic region:
- the ndhB gene encoding NADH-plastoquinone oxidoreductase subunit 2, with protein sequence MKAFHLLLFDGSLIFPECILIFGLILLLMIDSTSDQKDLSWFYLISSTSLVMSITALLFRWGEEPMISFSGNFQTNNFNEIFQFLILLCSTLCIPLSVEYIECTEMALTEFLLFVLTATLGGMFLCGANDLITIFVAPECFSLCSYLLSGYTKKDVRSNEATTKYLLMGGASSSILVHGFSWLYGSSGGEIELQEIVNGLINTQMYNSPGISIALIFITVGIGFKLSPAPSHQWTPDVYEGSPTPVVAFLSVTPKVAASASATRIFDIPFYFSSNEWHLLLEILAILSMILGNLIAITQTSMKRMLAYSSIGQIGYVIIGIIVGDSNGGYASMITYMLFYISMNLGTFACIVLFGLRTGTDNIRDYAGLYTKDPFLALSLALCLLSLGGLPPLAGFFGKLHLFWCGWQAGLYFLVSIGLLTSVVSIYYYLKIIKLLMTGRNQEITPYVRNYRGSPLRSNNSIELSMIVCVIASTIPGISMNPIIEIAQDTLF encoded by the exons ATGAAAGCCTTTCATTTGCTTCTCTTCGATGGAAGTCTTATTTTCCCAGAATGTATCCTAATTTTTGGCCTAATTCTTCTTCTGATGATCGATTCAACCTCTGATCAAAAAGATCTATCTTGGTTCTATTTGATCTCTTCAACAAGTTTAGTAATGAGCATAACGGCCCTATTGTTCCGATGGGGAGAAGAACCTATGATTAGCTTTTCCGGAAATTTCCAAACGAACAATTTCAACGAAATCTTTCAATTTCTTATTTTACTATGTTCAACTCTATGTATTCCTCTATCCGTAGAGTACATCGAATGTACAGAAATGGCTCTAACAGAGTTTCTGTTATTCGTATTAACAGCTACTCTAGGAGGAATGTTTTTATGCGGCGCTAACGATTTAATAACTATCTTTGTAGCTCCAGAATGTTTCAGTCTATGCTCCTATCTACTTTCTGGATATACCAAGAAAGATGTACGGTCTAATGAGGCTACTACGAAATATTTACTCATGGGTGGGGCAAGCTCTTCTATTCTGGTTCATGGTTTCTCTTGGCTCTATGGTTCATCCGGGGGAGAGATCGAGCTTCAAGAAATAGTGAATGGTCTTATCAATACACAAATGTATAACTCCCCAGGAATCTCAATTGCGCTTATATTCATCACTGTAGGAATTGGGTTCAAGCTTTCCCCAGCCCCTTCTCATCAATGGACTCCTGACGTATACGAAGGA TCTCCCACTCCAGTCGTTGCTTTTCTTTCTGTTACTCCGAAAGTAGCTGCTTCAGCTTCAGCCACTCGAATTTTCGATATTCCTTTTTATTTCTCATCAAACGAATGGCATCTTCTTCTGGAAATCCTAGCTATTCTTAGCATGATATTGGGGAATCTCATTGCTATTACCCAAACAAGCATGAAACGTATGCTTGCGTATTCGTCCATAGGTCAAATCGGATATGTTATTATTGGAATAATTGTTGGAGACTCAAATGGTGGATATGCAAGCATGATAACTTATATGCTGTTCTATATCTCCATGAATCTAGGAACTTTTGCTTGCATTGTATTATTTGGTCTACGTACCGGAACTGATAACATTCGAGATTATGCAGGATTATACACGAAAGATCCTTTTTTGGCTCTCTCTTTAGCCCTATGTCTCTTATCCTTAGGAGGTCTTCCTCCACTAGCAGGTTTTTTCGGGAAACTTCATTTATTCTGGTGTGGATGGCAGGCAGGCCTATATTTCTTGGTTTCAATAGGACTCCTTACGAGCGTTGTTTCTATCTACTATTATCTAAAAATAATCAAGTTATTAATGACTGGACGAAACCAAGAAATAACTCCTTACGTGCGAAATTATAGAGGGTCCCCTTTAAGATCAAACAATTCCATCGAATTGAGTATGATTGTATGTGTGATAGCATCTACTATACCAGGAATATCAATGAACCCGATTATTGAAATTGCTCAGGATACCCTTTTTTAG
- the rps7 gene encoding ribosomal protein S7 gives MSRRGTVEEKTAKSDPIYRNRLVNMLVNRILKHGKKSLAYQIIYRAMKKIQQKTEINPLSVLRQAIRGVTPDIAVKARRVGGSTHQVPIEIGSTQGKALAIRWLLGASRKRPGRNMAFKLSSELVDAAKGSGDAIRKKEETHRMAEANRAFAHFR, from the coding sequence ATGTCACGGCGAGGTACTGTAGAAGAAAAAACCGCAAAATCCGATCCAATTTATCGTAATCGATTAGTTAACATGTTGGTTAACCGTATTCTGAAACACGGAAAAAAATCATTGGCTTATCAAATTATTTATCGAGCTATGAAAAAGATTCAACAAAAGACAGAAATAAATCCACTATCTGTTTTACGTCAAGCAATACGTGGAGTAACTCCCGATATAGCAGTAAAAGCAAGACGTGTAGGCGGATCTACTCATCAAGTTCCCATTGAAATAGGATCCACACAAGGAAAAGCACTTGCCATTCGTTGGTTATTAGGGGCATCCCGAAAACGTCCGGGTCGAAATATGGCTTTCAAATTAAGTTCCGAATTAGTGGATGCTGCAAAAGGGAGTGGCGATGCCATACGCAAAAAGGAAGAGACTCATAGAATGGCAGAGGCAAATAGAGCTTTTGCACATTTTCGTTAA